The DNA segment atgcaatctccgaagaacttgttcagatcgggccactataaaatatagctaccatataaactgataTTTTCGGGTCAACCGGAGTTTacgttttttcctgttttttaaggcaaaaagtaaaacttCAAGTAGCGTCAGCAAAAAAGAAATGGCTTGGTAAATAGTGTACACCCTAATgcaaacacatatatacatatattcatatgaaaGCGTATGTGTAATGGTACTGAATTGTTTGGGATAGATCTCAAGATTGTCTATAAGTACAATTGTTGCCGCCATCAAAGTACTCAGAggcaaatataaacaaattaagcGGCAGGTAAGTGAGAGTCGTAGCCactaagcatacacacacacttatataaagtagatatatatgtgtgtactttGCACTGTTCATTTTATATTGCGTacttcttgtttatttatttcaacttttttccctGCTCAACACGTAAATTAcacttttgttaaatatttcggGGGAAAATGCTAAAATTTGGGTTGCAATACGCGCAGCATTAGAGATTTCCTCATTGCCAACTCGcttataatttaacaaaaattgttaGCACTTCGCAATTTCTTAATTATAAACACTGATTTTACACAATATAAACTGACAGATAAATGGCTTGCAATTAGAATGTAAAGACTAAGTATAAATATGCGCAGAACCTGGCAGCGAATGCACACATACCAACAAAAATTAAGTGGTGCCTTAGTGtacgtgtgcatgtgtgcgtgtgcgttgGTGGTTGGTGCTTTTCCAATAAAGCCACTTATTGGATATGCTTTTACGCAACTGCGAAGATTTCAATgctaaagaaaattaattgctgatggaaacacacacacacatacagatacTTTGTAGATACTTGTTCATATATAAACCTGCTCCTGCCTTTGATTGCACGAAAACACAGAGGCAGGGGTTACCATTTAGATTGCTAAAAGTAATCAGCACGTGGACCACATGCGTTTAGCTGCTCAGTGACGcgcatatttcaaaaaattcactcaaaatttccaatattttaagaatttggCAGAAGAATGCCGAACtacaaagcaaacaaacattGGCATGTcgaaacaaaagcaataaatattaagCTGATTTGTCCTACTCccaaaataatcataattagAAATGCAAGCAATAGCACCCGCACACAtgcacacctacacacacacaagcgcataACCAGCGGTGAATTGGAGCCCGAAACTAGAGCaaaatattcacacacacacataagtatatatttgcatGGGCTTTAACGCACAATTATTTCTGCAAAGCGTGCAGAAGCACAcctacacacccacacacacacacgcagctCTTTTGGACTGCAGTTATTTACTGCTGCCATTTAGCCGGTGCATTTGTGCCGAAAATGTCTGAATTTTGGCGTAGAAAGCTGTGTGTGCGCCCACAACGCGCCAGCGTGGGAATCAAATACACAcacctgcacacacacacacgcacgtagTTATAATATATAAGCGAGACATTAATATAGAAATATGTAGGCAACAGTTTGGCTGGTTGCATGTCCGAAAATACGAAACGATTCATTCCGTCATGAGTTTTATTTAGCCTTCCTTCGTTagtatttgaattttgaaaatccgGTGTTTTCGCTGTTTTCTGTTGAATAcaagtattttgaaaaactgaatgattTTCAGCAAGAAAAAAACATAGGCGAATCGGTATGGTAATTTTGTGCAAGAATTCTGAATATTTTTGCTCAACTCATTGGCGATTACTTAGGCATAAATGCGGACAGTTTATTTTACACGCgaaatttatctttaaataGGCGCAGATTATGTGACTCATGGTCTGCAAACAACGCTGGACCATCATTTTAGTTGGCTGAGCAAGGCGacttttccaaataattttttgtataacataatttttacaatcattcattaaaattcattaaactaaacatatattgggtagtcgaaaaagtcttttcgtatttcttataaaatcttttttttgtactttttttggTTAATTGAAGCTTAAAACTTTCCAACACAGTGGCACAATGTGATTGATATCACAGGAGATATACGTCTGCAACGACATCTagtgacaaaatacgaaaagactttttcgactactaatatatttgtatataaataaataaaaatacaataatattgaaattttgaattaatacTCCGCTAATCGTACGTTTTTaactaatatattttactaaaaatatgtacatacatgtaaataatACATTCATATATGACTGATTGAGTAGGTGTCAGTCTACTATAATATATTGGCTTCataaggttactcatacgccgtgtatGTCTCATTATGAATAGTATATGCATAATGAATTAGAAAAAAGCTCAAACGTTTaagatttgtataaataataaacaatttttacagtgtataattttcaaaaccctCTGTTCTTTTCGATCAAtaatatgacaaaaaaatgaaatcatATTTCTGCTTGAACAGTGGTCCCAATCACTTCAATTGAAGTGAAGAAGAGCCTTTatttcatggaaaaaaattagtcaaacaattttgggcaaaaattgaaatgaaacaatTGGAAATACTTGCAAAGTGAACCACTGTGTACGCTAAGGGTGCAGCTCATTCTAGACATAGCAGCATGTCCATAATTGGAAAATTTGATAAAGAAGTGAATTGAATGAATGCTTTTGACATGGAAACCTCAATCTTCTAGAAAGAAGAGTGCATTAAACCTATAAACGAACAACTTGAGTGCCCGATACCGATACTCTTGGCAAAACCGTAAGCTTTACTCATTAGTtctcttgaaaatatttcaatgtaCTTTTATCTGTGTGATCTGGAGTAGAGCTTATCAAGTAAGATCAAATGCGATACAATGATCTACCtaggtgcaaaactgcaaaagccATCAGTAAAACGTTAGATCGGAAATGTAAAAAGCGCCTACTGGCACTCGATAGGGAAACTGTCAGGCCTTGATTTGAATACTCACTGGTTTTGATCTGATGGTGGCACACGCCTGGTGACAGATTGAagattgtaaaaaaattcaagagcAAGGCACCAAAAAGTCAGTAAAGCTTCCCTTGTGCACTTGTATAGCATGAGATACTAAAATATGTAACGTTAGTGGGTAGTCTCAGAGTCAGTTGAAGTACGCATCAAGCGCAGACATCATAAAAGATGACTACTTCTCATGAGCTACATAACGGCACCCATCTAAGGAAGCAATCTGGTATCGCTAAGGACAAATACTTGCCTATGAATGGCTCATTTGCCTACCTATCCAAACTAACTCAACCTTATTATGCAGCTTCTTCGTGTAAAAGTCGATTTGCTCCTGTTGTAGACGGAAGCATTGTTCTTTACTTTATGGTCTTAAGGAGCTTTGTCACACCTGAAATATAGTTTTGATGAGTTTTCCTATACGTTGATTTTCTTCTTTGAATGTTTCTTTGCATGAGCACCGGACCGCAGACGGTAGATCATCATTAGCCCTGTGCCTTATCAAGCAACTGAATGGATTTGGTAAAAAACCTGTCCCGCTCCTGCTTTTGTTTCGGCCTTTGATACGTCAGTGAATATGTAGATTCCGCTGTGGGAAATGTCGATCACACAAAGATTGgaccaattttcttttttgaggAATGAAAATAAtctattcttcttcttcgtgGGTCGCTTTGCTAGCTTAAATTCTAATACctcaattatatgtatattggccgGATGTCAAGTGTAACCTCCAGAGCCTTTGTTAAGGAAGTTTTCATTTCGATACGCAATTAAAGGGCGGTAGGAATGGTTGAGCCAATAGACCATGTGAGGTCGTAAATCGAATGGGGCAGTGGCCCTTCTTCAGAAGTTTCAGATTTAACGGACTTTATTAGCCCTGCTCTCAATGTATTCTCTCCAAGCTTAGTTTCATTTCCGAGATATTTGACAGAATTCGAGAGTACAATAGTTCTACCCATTAAAAGATACCCAAATTAAGACCTTCTATGAATTTCGTCCGTAAGGAACAGATATATTTGGTAATTAAAGTACCTTTTACGATGTGAAAGGTATGCTGTCAATTTCACATGAATTAGACTTCAGATGACATGTTTTCCTATGAACTAGAGCAACGAAAAATTTGGAGTAATCATCATGGCAGACACTTATTGATGATATTAACACAAagggaaaaaatggaaaattaaatcATATTCATTTCTATACTAAAGATATAGTAAGAAGCGATTGGGTTAGGCTATATGGCAACATCAGAGTTCATACCAAAAGTTTTCCTCAGATAGTTTTTGTTATCTTGACTCAGCACTAATGTCACTTAAATACGATAATATGAAGCGAAAATGGTTGTAATCGCGGTAAACAGACGAAAACATGGCCAATCCAGTATTATCACTAAAGAAGTTATTGCTTTTTGTACTATAtgatatgctaaatttcacgttaaaatattcattagaatttgagatacgcgtcgttttgtgcggctctaaaagtgaattcttcgatttttactatttctgaatttattggaaaaagaGGTACGGTAATGCatcatctcatactgcattggttattcgtgatcatttcgtcacattttcaactaatatcgtgccgcaaccaccgcattcgcctgatttaccttcgtgtaacttctggctattcagcaaattcacatgaccactccgaggacaccgatTTGACCCAATTGagaatataaaagctgaatcgaagaaggcgcTGATGGTCATCAccacggaggatttttccaagtgctacgatgactggaaaattcgatggcataagtgtattgcagcgggaggggactactttgaaggagatgaaatggacagaattcacctttcaatttgatcacagtagtatattgtGTGTATACTCATCTATAATGAGTTCTTTAATTTAGACCTTTACTGTCAACGCTTGGACAGTCGACAATCAACTTATCGGAAAGGAATTAGATTCTTTAAGGGCAGCTCCAGGTCATAGACATCGATAGCGACTCGCCAGCAGCACCGGCGACTTGCTTGGTGTTCATCCCTTTAGTACGGACTTCGCACCTAATGACTACTACCTCTTCCTATTCATGGTGAATTTGTGAAAACCGACTGTTCCAGTTTTTTTGCCCATAGGGAGGAAAGTGACATTGTGAAATTAACCTCAGAATGGCCAAAAGTTGAGAAAATTTTGATCACACTAACTAAGTTAGTTAAAACATtgaatttaatggaatttttctAACAATATTAAGGTCCTCTTCAAAGGTCTCTTACCCCATTTGGGTATGGTTATATGTCAccgcaataaaaatacaaaaaatatgcatatttaacgTAGAAAAAAAGGTAAATTCCTGGGAGTTGCAATTAACTGATACCTAAACCAATTTTAAACAACACAGCAGTCAtcttcgatttaaaaaaaaaagtgaatcaGTTGAATATTCCATACAAATGAATCATTAAATTCTTATTTCACTTTGCTTTAATATGTTACCGGAAATATAGGAGATTAACAAAATACGTGGTTCTTTGAAAATAgaactacaaaaatataaaatattaaactataaggtatatagatatattcaaatatatctTTTGTAACATTCGGATTAAATTTCTCAACTTGACAttcattttcaaaactttcagaaaaatactttgaTCTTGCCTACAAGTATTATCTCACTTCCTTTGCCTACGAGTTTGTGTATGGTACATATATAGATACCGCTGTTTATATATCCAAATGCTTCGTAGCTTCGTGGTAAATTAAAATACGTTAAGTATCAGAAATATACCTGAAGACATGTGAGAAGCAGCTGCTTCCCGACGCGATCAAATCTAGCGCAGAAACTGGCGCGAAGCCAAAAATTTGCGAATTCTCTTACCCACCTGTGATTAAGTCTTTGTTTTGTTAGAATATTCcgtttcgacacaatataatcgtataaaaaattaaactttttaactttttggtattgaaaccaaaaatttcaacattaaataCACCCATAAGCgaataataaatcaaattttaatgagCTGCCAGTCAGAGATATATAGTCGCGAAAAAGCCATTTATATAGACTATAAATAATACAAAGCAGCGCTGAATATTACCCAGCATTTCTaagaaattatacaaattttccGGAAGTCCAAATAAACAGTTACCACAGAGTTGCTCGAGCTCAAACATTACATAATTTCCACTAACAATAACGCCAACACGAACTCTAATAAAACTGCCACTAACACTGATTGATTCGTGGTTAAGAAATTCACCAAATCTAGAGAGTTATTTATACGCACCTCAGCTTTTCCACCGTTTCGTCGTTCTCCTTGCTCTGGTAACCGTTCACCGAGCCGTTTGTCAATTCACTGTCCTCCTCTATTATCTCCACTGTTGACTTCTGATGCAGCCCGTTCATGTGCGCGAAGGATTTGTTAATGCCACCACCACTGCCGAGCACACTGTCGTCAAGACTGCGTCTCTTCGGCGTCGCTGGTGCGCTACCCTCCACATGAATCGGTATGAAGTGCACATTACCAATACTGTTCCCTGTGGCACCGTTGATATTGATAATCTGCTCACTGTCGCCCTTACTAGACGAGGTGGCGGTGGAAGCGGATATATTAGCAACCGACGACCCGGTCGTTGACTCCACTACCACATCCGGCAAACTGATGCTCTCGATGCAGACCAAACGTTCATTCGGATCCACAGCCTCTGCCAGATAGTCGAGATCGTCGCATTGCATTAGCGTCTCATCGCAATCGGTCGAATTGCCATCGCGCACGAAGGGCAAACGCTGATGTGCCAACGactgtgtgtgttgttgttgttgacgattgttgttgttattgtaatgctGTTGCATTATTGGTGACCCGCTCTTTGTTGAACGCGTAGCGCGCGTTTCATTGTCGCTACTCGAATGCCGGCGGCTGTACGACGATGTTGACGAGCTGTGAGAATCAATGCCGCTGATACCCGAATCGGGGTAGCTGTTGCTCAGATTGGAATCACTCGTATTGGCACTCTTGAGTGTGCTGCGCTCAGGGCTATCGAAGTGTTGGCTATCCTCGTATTCAATGTCAAGGTTGTCGATTTTTGTCACGTCAATACCGGCACCAGCCTCTATGCCGTCAGAGTCCGAGTCTGCCAAGCTGTCTGCATCGCCATCATTTGCGGCGTACTTGGTATCGCTGTCCTCCTCATTTTCCTCTTGCTCGGGCACATTCTCCAGTTTCCTGTGATTATAACGCAATGGCCATTTGGGTTGGTAAACAGTTGCGGGAATTTCCTGATCGTGGAAGACCTCATCATCCTCGATGTCTTCCACATCGTCATCTACCGCGCTTATCTCCACGCCGGCGCTTTCGCGTTTCGTAATTGGCGGTTCATTTTCGAAATCGTAAAACACTTCCTGCTCCACCGGACTTCCAGCTATACTATTCTCTTGACCACTTGAACTACCGCTGCAGTCCACAACTGTTATTTTGGGTAATATCGGCACTCGCGGTGCATCGTTAACACTtgcactcacgtcactgctaTTCGTTTGCGGCAAAACGGTTTCGCGAAATGCATCCGATATGTCAGCGTAGGAACTGGGCGCGGCTTCGCTCGGTTTAGCGTTAGTCTGTCCCATGGACGCGGCGTCGCTTGGGTACACAGACGAAGACGGAAAAGTTGATATTGGCGACGGTACGTCACACGCTTCGCGGTTGCCGCTCGCGTTATTTGTTGGTACACttgcggttgttgttgctgttaaggGGAACGCACTTTGCGGTGCCTCACTCGCTGCACTACATGTCGTCACTTCGGTGTTGCACTGATTATCATTAAGATCACTGTTACCGCCAACTTCGACGTCACTTTCACACACACTTACTGCGTCAGCTTCTTCTGCCTCAACGTCACTTTCTATTATACACCCTTCACCCGCGACCTTCGATGTTTCGTTTTGTTTACTTGCGTTGTTTGATTTATTCTTACGCAGATCGTCTGCAGTACACCCCGCACGTTCATTCGGCTGTTCCGCGTTGTTGTTATCCGTGCCTGCCGTTTTGAAAGTACCGTTCAACTCGACTCTTATCTCGCGAATAACATCACACTCGCTGCCACAGGGCGCTTTCAGCCTCTGTTCGGACGACTCCTCTTCGATCACTTTGCTCTCATGCTGGGCTCCAGTCTCCCTCGCGCTCCACTGCGGATCTGCTGAGCGCGCACGCAAACCGGCATCCATCGTATCAGCTCTCGCGCTCAGTTGCTGCTCTCCCGCTGAATTGCTGCGTCGTTggcgctcttcgtcttcgaacGTTCGGCGCACATTCTTCGCGCTATTATTAGACCTCGTTATTTGATAACTATTTGTGGAAGCGTACGAGGGGTCGGAGATCAAGTCAAGGTGTGTACTAGCCGAATTATTTTGGCCATTTTGCATTACTTTGACTGGACCGGTAGGGGAGGAACTATTGTTATGACAAtttcgttgttgctgttgccgttgATTATGACGGGGATGACTATTGTTGTTGACGTTTGTTGGCGCGCTGACAGGTGCTAACGTACGGGTGTCCTTCGCGGTtccttgttgttgcttttgctgctgAAGTTGTGCCaatttttgctgctgctgttgttgtgtgtgtAAATGTTGGTTTTGGGCAGCGCTCTGCACTTGTGCTTGTGTATGGCGACTGCGGTTATGATTACGTCCACGCGCCATAAATAAATCACTTAAGAATTCTTTACTCTTTTTGAAAGCCTTACTACCAACACCGTTAACACTGCGTTCGGTTTTCGAATTCTCCAACACGGACGCGGCGGAGTCGTCCTCCTCGTAGGGCGTTTCTGTGTCACTACTCTTCGAACGTCCGCGCAGAAATGAATACCTAAATGCTTTGCCAAGTTGTGAACGCTTTCGCGGACCGCGTCCAGAGCAGCTACTCGAACCACTGTAGTAGCCAGTGACACTGCTGGAATCGGCGGTGGCAGCTGAGACGTCGGTGATACTTTTACTGCGCGCACCCTTCAAATTCAGTCCCAATGTCAGCGATAGTCTCGATTGTCGTTTCGCTTCGTGGCTTTTTTGCACTTTCggtgttttatttgttttctcaAGATTTCGATATTTCACTTCGTTAATTGCCGCAGCACTTGCTGTGTTAGTGGCTAGTGCAATTTGCTCATCACTATGAAATGCTTCACTTTTGTGCCTATTACCGTTACCGTGTCTAAATCTATTTTCACTACCCGCAGCCGCTGCGACAGCCCTTTCGACATTTTCGGCGCGCGCGGCGCTACTCGCGATTTGGTGAATAGATCCGCGTTCTTCTGTATCGATTATTGATCGATTGGCGCATCGAtcgtttttattataatttccgCTAATGACAACTGGTAAAGTGCGCCCCTGCCACACAGCTTCTGCGTTCGAACTGCCATGGCGATTCAGCGACTCATACTCACCGCAATCAGAAGCGTCGCGCACAGCGTACGTTCGTGCGGTGCGATCATCATCGTCCTCGCGTTCGTGCCCAACAACGCTGTGCACATCCAATTTGCTTGGATTAGatgaaaacttatttattatgTCGACATTAAAATCATTGCTACGCAAAGTGGCCGCTTTGTTGGGCAACGCAGACGACGCGACACTGCCTGTGGTTGCCACAACCCCACCACCCCGTGCGAAAGCATCAATTTCTTCATTCGCCGTGAGCGTGTTGTTGGcagctgttgtttttgctaaaTTTAATTTGTCCCCCACTTCGCGTTCGCGTTCATCATCAATGCGCTTGCTGCGAAAATAGCTACAATGCTCGTTCACTGCCGCCGCACCACGCCCCGCCAGCAGTGATTTGCGTCCCGCATTCGCCAGTCCACTTTCATCACTTCTCGCATCTTCATCATCATCGCAATAGTCGTATTCGTCTTCTTCTAAATCTTTTAAATCATCGAATTCTTCTATTTCCGCGCGTGTAAACGTTTTGCCCGCAAACGCGTGTGTTGGTAACCCTATGCGCCGCTCATCGCGCTGCCGCTCTCGCTCATATTCGCGCTCGCGCTCTCGTTCGCGCTGCCACTCATTATAAGAGCGGTAACGCTCAATGGAAGCGGTTCTCGGTGCTTTATCACTGTCGCTACTAGCAGCGCGCTCTTCTGGCGCCACTCCCGCTGAATAGCGCGCTGCCTTGGGACTCTTCTCCTGATtggatttcttcttcttctttgagGAGCGCCGCAGCAAGTTGAACATACTTTGAGGCGCTATTCACTTGTGTTGTCGCGCGTTGTCTTGGCACTTTAAGCACTCACTCACTACGGCTGGTGTTTGCTCCCTTATTTGCCTACGCTCTTGTTCTTTGCTTAAGTTGTATATTTATAGAAGATCATTAGCACTTGCCGAGCGTTTAGTCGCGTttgttttaattagttttttcgTTGTTTATTTCGGTTACAACTAAATTTACAGTTGTCTCTTCCTGCttgttttgtttaagttttagCACTCATCCTCTCTGCGGCTACTGGATGGGAAGCTTTTTATAAATATCGTTTACTGGCGTATTTTTAAAAGTAGCTCGCATCTAGTTGATTGGTTTATCCTTTTTATTCCTAAGATCGCCTAGGTTGTGTGGCGCTCAGTCGGAATCTGCTGAAAGTTCATTAGAATTTTATGgaaagaaatttgtttttcacttgAATAAAATTGCGTTTTTGCTTTGAACAGCTGTGCATACTCACTTCGTTTGTAATTCCCCCGATTCACCAGATTTTCTGGAAAAGAAAAACGAGGAAATTAGttgaagacatatgtatgttagatGTACTTTTGTGTAAGTTTTAGTATAAACAAAGATTTCCAGAAAGTAATTTAGCTAGTTCTGAGAGCTTTGGTTGCTTAGAAAATTTAGAGACTGCGTCGGTCATGGTCAAGAGTCATTGAAATAAgacacatatttacaaatgaatgtacctacatacacatatatatatgtatgtatgtatatatagatgtaatttcaaatatttttcacattttctgcGAAATTGATTCTTTGAAGTTATAATTCGGaaacgaaaaccgaaaaccgaaATTAGGTAGAAATGATCaattcatttttcttcattGCCAATGTCATCTTCAAGGTTATAAGCTTGATATTCACAAGGTTCTTTCCAATTACCAGACGAGATAACTCAATATTTTCTGTCGACTACATTCTATACAAAGCCTTATGCAATGCTGAGTATAAATAAATAGCAGCTAAAGACTGGACCGGTTTCACAGTCGAATTCAGAAAAGGTCATTGTTGATGGATCCATACAAAGCTAGAAGACGACTGGCATACGACCAGGAGTGTAGGAGTGTTTACAGATTAGTGATAAGCATACCAGTGGACTAGGTTTACCATACTATGACTATTGTAGCAGCTGTCAGGATGTAGGAGGAGAGGATACTGTAAAACATCTTATATGCGAATTGAATGCGCTATACAAGGGAAGAATCGCAACTTTCGTTGGAGGGTTTCCTGACGGCGTTTTAGAGGTTGccacaaataaaactttttgtattgctgaacttcatcagaagcacggagtggcattaaaaaaaagacaaaagacAATAGAAGGAGGGCATATTAGTCCCTTGGTATCAGGGACCTATTGTGAAAattaattacgaaaattcacgttccgtaaagaatgtgtttcgcgcgcttcgctcaacttatggtcaacgtaATCGGCCCActgacccagcattcattattggataatattcgaccaaatagaccacgtccaacacgcagtgaagaaaatctGGCAGTcgcagctgagagtgtacacgaagaccatggaaAGTCGGttcggcgccattcgcagcaactcggacgaacgtatggaacgacttggcgcattttatgttaagatcttaaattgaaaagatattaaaacatcttgtgcaagaactgaagccgctcgaccttcctaagatctgacattttcgagccaaattttttcagcgatgaggcccatttcagACTCAATGGACGCTGCCACTTCCTATACATCgcaaagtctatgcgaacaatctcgcttcgattcagaccttgaaGCCAAACATCGGAAAACTACTGTTAAGGACTGATAAGGAAGGAACGACCTGTATCACTGTTTTGAATAGAAAGCTCCACTCGAAATTTCTACCAGAACTTCAGAGAAGCCAATATTTTGAACGATCTCCCTGTTGTCTCCATGTGTCAGACAAGGTCAGGTTGTGAAGGAAGTCAAGTCCCCTCTCAATAAACAAACCATCTTCACATTCTCTACTTGGTTCATTCGTTACAGTTGAGAGCCATAACTTTGAAAtcgtagacaatttcgtctatcttcaAATCAGCattaacagtaacaacaatatCAGAGTGTTTACGGAAAATCtatttttctttgcatattGACAACGACAAACACTTCAGTCGATGGAGCGATGTACTGTACGAGGTATATGGTGACATTTACATAGTTCGGTGATTATAGAGACAGTGTAAGGGCTAGGCTATGTCATGTTGGCCGGTTGGAAGCGTACATTCCAGGTTTAAGAGTATTCGATTCCTTACCCGCCGGTAGAATGAGAGGAAGACCTTCATTCCGTTGAAAAGATCTGATAGAGAAGGGCTTGGCTGCACTTTccatctcgaattggcgccaaatagtgaaaagaagaaacgactggcgccctgttgttaacttggcaaTCACGTTAGaagaacacaattttttaaactgccattacttaatttcaaatttatatgccgaaaattaatgaaataatcaaaactGTTTTCAGCGctcaacaatttcttctcaGCCTTAATAAAAATACGCTACAAAGTGGCCGGAATAGAAggttaaataaatacatattttcattagtCAGACGAACATTTGtaatgttataatttttttaaataacacaaattttagaatatattttaacaaagtCTGTGAATTTCAAACTGTTACTTTGTAAATAATGTTAGTTTTATGAGCCGCCCAGATGTGCGCACCTAATATATCTGGTATATCGGGTAAATAGTGAACAAATGCCAGGCTCTTTCCTATAAACACACAATCAATACCCGACAAATCAAACCAAATAAGTAGAGGACGCCACAGAATGCGGCAGAATGTGCCTTGACGTCATCCCGATTGATTTGCAAAGGAACAAACGGAACATTTGCCGTGCAGCATCCCCTCCGTTGCCACGTGTGAGGCTATAAAAAGTTGCTCAAGTGCGGAGAAGCGGCGGACTCGGCATATCGATGGACAAATAGTATACTaagaatatatgtgtatgtgtgcatgtgtgtgtgcatataaatTCATTCGAGTAGTGCAATTTTTAAATGTGGCATTTGAATGGCTG comes from the Bactrocera neohumeralis isolate Rockhampton chromosome 2, APGP_CSIRO_Bneo_wtdbg2-racon-allhic-juicebox.fasta_v2, whole genome shotgun sequence genome and includes:
- the LOC126758845 gene encoding calponin homology domain-containing protein DDB_G0272472 isoform X2; its protein translation is MFNLLRRSSKKKKKSNQEKSPKAARYSAGVAPEERAASSDSDKAPRTASIERYRSYNEWQREREREREYERERQRDERRIGLPTHAFAGKTFTRAEIEEFDDLKDLEEDEYDYCDDDEDARSDESGLANAGRKSLLAGRGAAAVNEHCSYFRSKRIDDEREREVGDKLNLAKTTAANNTLTANEEIDAFARGGGVVATTGSVASSALPNKAATLRSNDFNVDIINKFSSNPSKLDVHSVVGHEREDDDDRTARTYAVRDASDCGEYESLNRHGSSNAEAVWQGRTLPVVISGNYNKNDRCANRSIIDTEERGSIHQIASSAARAENVERAVAAAAGSENRFRHGNGNRHKSEAFHSDEQIALATNTASAAAINEVKYRNLEKTNKTPKVQKSHEAKRQSRLSLTLGLNLKGARSKSITDVSAATADSSSVTGYYSGSSSCSGRGPRKRSQLGKAFRYSFLRGRSKSSDTETPYEEDDSAASVLENSKTERSVNGVGSKAFKKSKEFLSDLFMARGRNHNRSRHTQAQVQSAAQNQHLHTQQQQQQKLAQLQQQKQQQGTAKDTRTLAPVSAPTNVNNNSHPRHNQRQQQQRNCHNNSSSPTGPVKVMQNGQNNSASTHLDLISDPSYASTNSYQITRSNNSAKNVRRTFEDEERQRRSNSAGEQQLSARADTMDAGLRARSADPQWSARETGAQHESKVIEEESSEQRLKAPCGSECDVIREIRVELNGTFKTAGTDNNNAEQPNERAGCTADDLRKNKSNNASKQNETSKVAGEGCIIESDVEAEEADAVSVCESDVEVGGNSDLNDNQCNTEVTTCSAASEAPQSAFPLTATTTASVPTNNASGNREACDVPSPISTFPSSSVYPSDAASMGQTNAKPSEAAPSSYADISDAFRETVLPQTNSSDVSASVNDAPRVPILPKITVVDCSGSSSGQENSIAGSPVEQEVFYDFENEPPITKRESAGVEISAVDDDVEDIEDDEVFHDQEIPATVYQPKWPLRYNHRKLENVPEQEENEEDSDTKYAANDGDADSLADSDSDGIEAGAGIDVTKIDNLDIEYEDSQHFDSPERSTLKSANTSDSNLSNSYPDSGISGIDSHSSSTSSYSRRHSSSDNETRATRSTKSGSPIMQQHYNNNNNRQQQQHTQSLAHQRLPFVRDGNSTDCDETLMQCDDLDYLAEAVDPNERLVCIESISLPDVVVESTTGSSVANISASTATSSSKGDSEQIININGATGNSIGNVHFIPIHVEGSAPATPKRRSLDDSVLGSGGGINKSFAHMNGLHQKSTVEIIEEDSELTNGSVNGYQSKENDETVEKLRRELIEQKSRYNTQIGDAQKNVQNLQNKVSEMQAKIEKLEQEMSAKAWNVERLQGELRAAQKDDDFVRKRLKLLEDEKTSLRHKYSENEDEFRKKYEELETQYQELEAKYNETKSLASNLQTQLATAQTEAEEWRKEVEKIRSELEAQIQILKNALENSEAERKICQDKWQKEFEMLRTQNQDREENLMADCEWQLREIRLQAKDKTDKLLHERQLALERTEELHNELEERKQEVEGLKVYQAEVKSLRGVVAEQESAIKTLMQQIDNIKSELETANTNLEEQMKAVKKIKTHCDNALYDKEREVVHRISEVRHQAAVFWEDKLYTEMTRLKTELESVYVDERREALDKLQAEHIEELRALTNRYTANEDELRTELTEVQERFERKSEEFTEMRDKSDNSLLQMRMHLDRADREYQNAMCREEERREALEANLRKEFDAEREEMEEKFRERLSQVKEEFAKELQDATQEMRQKQQKELEQQKAKLQAEKEEALQELSDRHRKKLAAVEEQINISYAIRGVFVNDESFASSASSTSSLVLTALYVLAQRSYPYILPSLFVLYLTMSPFITLACLILHIIAMLFIRYRYLLNGN